The following proteins come from a genomic window of Platichthys flesus chromosome 1, fPlaFle2.1, whole genome shotgun sequence:
- the zgc:113276 gene encoding uncharacterized protein zgc:113276, producing the protein MNHVSNISGAGVSRRSKLNQMVTVDVLIIGGGPHALTLASLLLSPEPESDPGQDSPLSPSCSDPPRPRPHPPTSNNRSFSGKKKRKATAVSAGLTVEEPERVVCPPLSLRAVDSYGEWTALWERQFTALSIPHLRSHTLVHTDPLNKKALQEFVLKCDRSSELHSLPDQVYILDENAFFNDTRLGKKEKRRLNITSTLKKSLSFSLPGTKLSVDFFRDQVERYNLGKVLVKGTVERIIPVIEPKEEEEDCAKERGTEGEATTERKRVKYFQVHLQEGVVLKAHQVIMATGPTRAHMVNIPSWVKNIGESYPEERLLHTVHLMHHPPKSKHEEVMTDTSPSQELCVVCQRGQRVMVVGGGLTSAHVVSLALQQGASHVTWVMRKHLQLKQFDVGDVESLVGRYSHVEHGIKMDGQAYLRQFYNERSLHKRLAMIRQARKGGAVTPEAYIHLQPFILSGQVEVKTYCQVSEASWCYRSQAWSLTLSTGDHWTGDMIWLATGCKLDVRQDPLLSEVMKEFPIQVMDGWPCISDSLRWADGCPLYLMGQYTALQVGPHALNLAGGQAASMRIAKDIMRHRHLDGGDASEEKSKTEEYVQQMHGLLWL; encoded by the exons ATGAACCACGTTTCCAACATCTCAGGAGCCGGCGTGAGTCGACGATCCAAACTCAACCAG atggtGACAGTGGATGTGTTAATAATTGGGGGCGGCCCTCATGCCTTGACCTTGGCGAGCTTGCTACTGAGTCCTGAGCCGGAATCAGACCCTGGACAAGACTCACCGCTCTCCCCCTCCTGCTCGGACCCTCCGAGGCCTCGGCCACACCCGCCAACATCCAACAACAGATCCTTCAGTggcaagaagaagaggaaggcaACAGCTG TCTCTGCAGGGTTGACAGTGGAGGAACCAGAGAGGGTTGTTTGCCCCCCGCTGAGTCTCCGAGCGGTGGACTCGTACGGGGAGTGGACGGCTCTGTGGGAGAGGCAGTTCACAGCTCTGAGCATCCCTCAcctgcgctcacacacactggtgcaCACTGACCCTCTCAACAAG AAAGCCCTGCAGGAGTTTGTTCTAAAGTGTGATCGTTCATCAGAGCTGCACAGTCTCCCAGACCAGGTTTACATCCTGGAtgaaaatgcttttttcaatgACACACGACTCGgcaagaaggagaagagacgaCTGAACATCACCTCCACACTGAAGAAGAGTTTATCCTTCAGTCTGCCCGGAACCAAACTGAGTGTGGACTTCTTTAGAGATCAG GTGGAGAGATACAACTTGGGCAAAGTGCTGGTAAAAGGAACAGTGGAGCGCATCATCCCTGTCATCGAGCccaaggaagaagaggaggactgTGCGAaggagagggggacagagggtGAGGCCACGACTGAAAGGAAGAGAGTGAAGTACTTTCAAGTCCATCTTCAGGAGGGCGTCGTCCTAAAGGCTCACCAGGTCATTATGGCAACAGGACCAACACGGGCCCACATGGTAAACATCCCCTCATGGGTGAAGAACATTGGAGAGAGTTACCCAGAGGAGCGGTTGCTGCACACAGTGCATCTCATGCACCATCCGCCAAAATCTAAGCATGAAGAAGTAATGACAGACACTTCTCCATCTCAAG AGCTGTGTGTAGTGTGTCAGAGAGGGCAGAGAGTAATGGTAGTTGGTGGAGGTCTGACCAGCGCCCATGTCGTCTCACTTGCCCTGCAGCAAGGGGCCAGCCATGTGACATGGGTCATGAGGAAGCACCTGCAG TTAAAGCAATTTGACGTGGGCGACGTGGAGAGCCTGGTGGGTCGTTACTCTCACGTGGAGCACGGCATCAAGATGGACGGCCAAGCCTACCTACGACAGTTCTATAACGAACGGAGCCTTCACAAACGCCTGGCTATGATTCGCCAGGCACGGAAGGGAGGGGCCGTCACCCCAGAGGCCTACATCCACCTACAGCCCTTCATACTGAGTGGACAGGTGGAGGTCAAGACATACTGTCAG GTGAGTGAGGCCAGCTGGTGCTACAGGAGCCAGGCCTGGAGTCTGACCCTCAGCACAGGGGACCACTGGACCGGAGATATGATCTGGCTCGCCACCGGCTGCAAACTTGACGTGAGACAAGACCCGTTGCTTTCCGAGGTGATGAAGGAATTCCCAATTCAG GTGATGGACGGGTGGCCGTGCATATCAGACAGCCTGCGGTGGGCAGACGGCTGCCCGCTCTATCTGATGGGACAGTACACTGCTCTTCAG GTTGGACCTCACGCACTAAACCTGGCTGGTGGACAGGCTGCCAGCATGAGAATCGCAAAGGACATCATGCGCCATCGACACCTGGATGGTGGGGATGCATCTGAGGAGAAATCGAAAACCGAGGAGTACGTTCAACAAATGCACGGCCTGTTATGGCTCTGA
- the LOC133975219 gene encoding uncharacterized protein LOC133975219 isoform X1: MDQTDSSVNGGVLIVHQLNEGKHQYNVENVYKKQIGKKMFVRRGDRLMQINGMDLQDLPPEELAEMLAEENPILMVHKQKKKEEHKELPSDDDNTFYPVSKESRMLSFCMEMRREEENEVGEETDKGCPEGGAGQGESEENGEKRDMLIVTMTKTSISVVAGRGCSSVSSCKGCDGKGCNFNDVVIVSESSTVTLVPRGGSNFVEVQSLDASIQHVATHNYLRTMCSQKSLYTSPNPENMTIYYYKSNMSFRGIPVVLNITGSSCFLRCIKEGERVFLQVETCEKRSLSRISTTEENKLSYLFYMISDSTAHTKFESALHLGWFIQILNPESAVKMKTMDGGEQEHTFFFIIKK, from the exons ATGGATCAGACT GACTCTTCTGTGAATGGAGGTGTGCTCATCGTCCACCAGCTCAATGAAGGAAAGCACCAGTATAATGTGGAAAACGTCTACAAGAAACAGATTGggaagaaaatgtttgtcaG gagaggagacaggctgATGCAGATCAACGGTATGGATCTGCAGGATCTCCCACCGGAGGAGTTGGCAGAGATGTTAGCTGAGGAGAATCCGATTCTG ATGGTGCATAAGcagaaaaagaaggaggagcACAAGGAGCTGCCATCCGACGATGACAACACTTTTTATCCAGTTTCTAAGGAATCCAGAATGCTCAGTTTCTGCAtggagatgaggagggaggaggagaatgaagtGGGCGAAGAAACGGATAAAGGGTGTCCAGAGGGGGGTGCTGGTCAAGGTGAAAGTGAGGAGAACGGGGAGAAGAGGGACATGCTCATCGTTACCATGACAAAAACCAGCATCTCCGTAGTGGCAGGGCGGGGGTGCAGCTCCGTGAGTTCCTGTAAGGGATGTGATGGGAAAGGATGTAACTTCAACGATGTGGTTATTGTTTCTGAGTCCAGCACAGTGACGCTTG TTCCAAGAGGAGGCAGCAATTTCGTTGAGGTTCAGTCGTTGGACGCTTCAATCCAGCATGTGGCCACCCACAACTACCTGAGAACCATGTGCTCACAGAAATCCCTCTACACTTCACctaatccag AGAATATGACCATCTACTACTACAAGTCAAACATGTCTTTCAGAGGAATACCAGTGGTTCTAAACATCACCGGCTCCAGCTGCTTCCTCAGGTGCAtcaaggagggagagagggtttTTCTACAAGTGGAG ACATGTGAAAAACGCAGTCTGAGTCGGATTTCCACGACTGAAGAGAACAAACTGTCCTACCTCTTCTACATGATTTCTGACTCTACAGCACACACCAAGTTTGAGTCAGCGCTGCACCTCGGATGGTTCATCCAAATCCTAAACCCGGAGTCAgcagtgaaaatgaaaaccatGGATGGAGGCGAGCAGGAACACACATTCttctttattattaaaaaatga
- the LOC133975219 gene encoding uncharacterized protein LOC133975219 isoform X2 codes for MDQTDSSVNGGVLIVHQLNEGKHQYNVENVYKKQIGKKMFVRRGDRLMQINGMDLQDLPPEELAEMLAEENPILMVHKQKKKEEHKELPSDDDNTFYPVSKESRMLSFCMEMRREEENEVGEETDKGCPEGGAGQGESEENGEKRDMLIVTMTKTSISVVAGRGCSSVSSCKGCDGKGCNFNDVVIVSESSTVTLVPRGGSNFVEVQSLDASIQHVATHNYLRTMCSQKSLYTSPNPENMTIYYYKSNMSFRGIPVVLNITGSSCFLRCIKEGERVFLQVEHTPSLSQRCTSDGSSKS; via the exons ATGGATCAGACT GACTCTTCTGTGAATGGAGGTGTGCTCATCGTCCACCAGCTCAATGAAGGAAAGCACCAGTATAATGTGGAAAACGTCTACAAGAAACAGATTGggaagaaaatgtttgtcaG gagaggagacaggctgATGCAGATCAACGGTATGGATCTGCAGGATCTCCCACCGGAGGAGTTGGCAGAGATGTTAGCTGAGGAGAATCCGATTCTG ATGGTGCATAAGcagaaaaagaaggaggagcACAAGGAGCTGCCATCCGACGATGACAACACTTTTTATCCAGTTTCTAAGGAATCCAGAATGCTCAGTTTCTGCAtggagatgaggagggaggaggagaatgaagtGGGCGAAGAAACGGATAAAGGGTGTCCAGAGGGGGGTGCTGGTCAAGGTGAAAGTGAGGAGAACGGGGAGAAGAGGGACATGCTCATCGTTACCATGACAAAAACCAGCATCTCCGTAGTGGCAGGGCGGGGGTGCAGCTCCGTGAGTTCCTGTAAGGGATGTGATGGGAAAGGATGTAACTTCAACGATGTGGTTATTGTTTCTGAGTCCAGCACAGTGACGCTTG TTCCAAGAGGAGGCAGCAATTTCGTTGAGGTTCAGTCGTTGGACGCTTCAATCCAGCATGTGGCCACCCACAACTACCTGAGAACCATGTGCTCACAGAAATCCCTCTACACTTCACctaatccag AGAATATGACCATCTACTACTACAAGTCAAACATGTCTTTCAGAGGAATACCAGTGGTTCTAAACATCACCGGCTCCAGCTGCTTCCTCAGGTGCAtcaaggagggagagagggtttTTCTACAAGTGGAG CACACACCAAGTTTGAGTCAGCGCTGCACCTCGGATGGTTCATCCAAATCCTAA
- the ace2 gene encoding angiotensin-converting enzyme 2 codes for MAVSARILVTLLALSCVVSAQDLENKVTEFLRRFDEEATQRMYNYSLASWAYNTDISQANSDKLSVQGQIWGSFYNQMSEESLKFPIDQIKDPEIKLQLISLQDKGAGALSTDKAAHLSKIMSDMNTIYSTAKVCLKDEPLNCQTLEPGLEDVMFNSRDYAKRLHVWEGWRKETGKKMRPLYENYVDLKNEASKLNGFEDYGSYWRYNYETIEEDPQYKYTRDQLMGDVRSIYKEILPLYKELHAYVRSKLIEVYPGHIDAQGQLPAHLLGDMWGRFWTNLYPLTVPYPDKPDIDVSQTMVEQGWSEMRLFKEAEKFFMSVGLYEMFPNFWNDSMLVKPDDGRQVVCHPTAWDMGNREDFRIKMCSKVNMEDFLTVHHEMGHNQYQMAYRNLSYLLRDGANEGFHEAVGEIMSLSAATPKHLQSLGLLPANFTYDKETEINFLLKQALTIVATLPFTYMLEEWRWQVFAGNIPKDQWMQRWWEMKRDMVGVMEPVPRDETYCDPPALFHVSGDYSFIRYFTRTIYQFQFQKALCDAAGHTGPLSSCDITNSTVAGTKLRDMLELGRSQSWTRALHTISGDVKMDARPLLDYFATLHEWLKADNKKNNRMVGWQSAIDPLSQNAIKVRISLKAAMGDNAYSWNDNEQYLFKANIAYALRQYYEQKNETLPFTSENVHTFNETERISFYIMVTKPKTTVYIPKSDLEAAIRLSRGRINDAFQLDDQTLYFAGIPATLAPPVEQPVEVWLVVFGVVMGAVVLLGTYLIISGVRERKRKSAKPAMENPYDEDNEGITNKAFDNHDDEQTGF; via the exons ATGGCGGTGTCAGCTCGGATTCTTGTAACGTTGCTGGCCCTGTCCTGCGTTGTCTCTGCTCAGGACCTGGAGAACAAGGTGACGGAGTTTCTGCGGAGGTTCGATGAAGAGGCCACGCAGCGTATGTACAATTACTCTCTGGCATCATGGGCCTACAACACCGACATCTCCCAGGCGAACTCAGACAAGCTG TCAGTACAGGGGCAAATCTGGGGTAGTTTTTACAATCAGATGTCAGAAGAGTCCCTGAAATTCCCCATCGACCAGATCAAGGATCCAGaaatcaaactgcagctcatCTCCCTTCAGGACAAAGGCGCCGGTGCTCTGTCCACGGACAAGGCCGCACAC CTGAGTAAAATCATGAGTGACATGAATACAATTTACAGCACGGCCAAAGTGTGCCTGAAGGACGAACCCCTGAACTGCCAGACTTTGGAGCCAG GCCTGGAGGACGTGATGTTCAACAGCCGGGACTACGCCAAGCGGCTGCACGTGTGGGAGGgctggaggaaggagacaggGAAGAAGATGAGGCCCCTGTATGAAAATTATGTGGATCTGAAGAATGAAGCTTCCAAACTAAACG GTTTTGAAGACTACGGATCTTACTGGAGATACAACTATGAGACGATCGAGGAGGATCCTCAGTACAAGTACACAAGAGACCAGCTCATGGGAGACGTGCGTTCAATTTACAAAGAG ATCCTGCCATTATACAAGGAGCTGCATGCCTATGTGAGATCCAAGCTCATTGAGGTCTACCCAGGACACATTGATGCACAAGGACAGCTGCCAGCCCACCTGCTGG GTGACATGTGGGGAAGATTCTGGACCAACCTTTACCCTCTGACTGTTCCCTACCCTGACAAACCAGATATTGATGTCAGTCAGACTATGGTGGAGCAG GGCTGGAGTGAAATGCGTCTTTTCAAAGAAGCAGAGAAGTTCTTCATGTCCGTGGGTCTGTACGAGATGTTTCCGAACTTCTGGAACGACTCGATGCTGGTGAAGCCTGACGACGGACGCCAGGTGGTGTGTCACCCCACAGCCTGGGACATGGGGAACAGGGAAGACTTTAG GATCAAAATGTGCAGCAAGGTCAACATGGAGGACTTCCTCACCGTGCACCACGAGATGGGCCACAACCAGTACCAGATGGCCTACCGCAACCTGTCCTACCTCCTGAGGGACGGAGCCAACGAGGGGTTCCACGAGGCCGTCGGAGAAATCATGTCCCTTTCTGCTGCAACGCCCAAACACCTGCAGAGCCTGGGCCTCCTGCCTGCTAACTTCACTTATGATAAAG AAACAGAGATCAACTTCTTGCTCAAACAGGCGCTCACCATCGTGGCCACGCTGCCGTTCACCTACATGCTGGAGGAGTGGAGGTGGCAAGTGTTCGCAGGGAACATCCCCAAGGACCAATGGATGCAGCGGTGGTGGGAGATGAA GAGGGACATGGTGGGGGTGATGGAGCCGGTGCCGAGAGATGAGACTTACTGTGATCCTCCTGCTCTGTTCCATGTGTCTGGAGACTACTCCTTCATCAG GTACTTCACCAGAACCATCTACCAGTTTCAGTTCCAAAAAGCACTGTGCGATGCTGCTGGTCACACTGGTCCCTTGTCTTCATGTGACATTACCAACTCTACCGTAGCAGGAACCAAGCTGAG GGACATGTTGGAGCTGGGGAGGTCCCAGTCCTGGACCAGGGCCTTGCACACGATATCTGGTGATGTCAAGATGGACgcccgccccctgctggattATTTTGCAACACTTCACGAGTGGCTGAAGgcagacaacaaaaaaaacaacaggatggTCGGCTGGCAGTCAGCAATAGATCCAC tttccCAGAATGCCATCAAAGTACGAATAAGTTTGAAGGCCGCCATGGGAGACAACGCT TATTCCTGGAACGACAACGAGCAGTATCTGTTCAAGGCCAACATTGCCTACGCTCTGAGGCAGTACTACGAACAAAAGAACGAGACTCTTCCCTTCAC GTCAGAGAACGTCCACACCTTCAACGAGACTGAGAGAATCTCCTTCTACATTATGGTCACCAAACCGAAAACCACTGTGTACATCCCAAAGAGCGACTTGGAGGCTGCCATCCG GTTATCCAGAGGTCGAATCAACGACGCCTTCCAATTGGATGACCAGACGTTGTACTTCGCGGGTATCCCAGCGACACTGGCCCCTCCTGTGGAGCAGCCAGTGGAGGTGTGGCTGGTGGTGTTTGGGGTGGTCATGGGAGCCGTGGTGCTGCTGGGCACCTACCTCATCATCTCCGGTGTCAGAGAACGTAAAAG gaaatCTGCAAAGCCAGCTATGGAGAATCCGTATGACGAAGACAACGAGGGGATAACCAACAAAGCCTTTGACAACCATGATGATGAACAAACTGGATTCTGA